Proteins encoded by one window of Rhinolophus ferrumequinum isolate MPI-CBG mRhiFer1 chromosome 13, mRhiFer1_v1.p, whole genome shotgun sequence:
- the NLRC4 gene encoding NLR family CARD domain-containing protein 4 isoform X2, producing the protein MNFLKENSQVLIQRMGMTVIKQVVDELFVWNILNFEEVNIICCEKVEQDAARGIIHMILKKGPEACNLFLQSLEKWNYPLFQDLNGQSLFHQMSEGDLDDLAQDLKYLYHTPSFLNFYPLGEDIDIIFNLKSTFTEPVLWRKDQRHHRLEQLTLTGLLDTLQSPCIIEGESGKGKSTLLQRVAMLWASGKCSALTQFKLVFFLRLSMAQGGLFETLCDQLVDIPDTIRKQTFMAMLLKLRQKVLFLLDGYNEFKAQNCPEIEALIKENHRFKNMVIVTTTTECLRHIRQFGALTAELGDMMEESAQALIREVLIKELAEGLVLQIQKSRRLRNLMKTPLFVVITCAIQMGESEFHSHTQTTLFCTFFDLLIHKNKHRCKGVTAGDFTRSLDHCGDLALEGVFSHRFDFEPEDVSGVNEDVLLMTGLLCKYTAQRFKPKYKFFHKSFQEYIAGRRLSSLLISREPEEVTKGNSHLQKMVTISDITSKYSNLLLYTCGSSAEATKIVLKHLAAVYQHGSLFGLSIPKRPLWRQESIQNERSTAMQEILKAININSFTECGINLFQESISKSALSEEFEAFFRGKSLYINSESIPDYLFDFFEHLPNCASALDFIKLDFYGAATALRDKTTEDRSRMHTGGSSETCIPGRAVSLFFNWKQEFKTLEVTLRDFSKLNKQDIKYLGKIVSSATSLRLYVKRCAGLVGSLSLVLSTCKNIHSLMVEASPLTIEDEQHITSVTNLKTLSIHNLQTQRLPGGLTDSLGNLTNLTKLTLDNIKMNEEDAIKLAEGLTNLKNMCLLRLTHLSDIGEGMHYIVKSLSAEPCDLEEIQLVSCCLSANAVKTLAQNLHNLAKLSILDLSENHLENDGNEALRELIGRLHILEELTVLMLPWWSDVRLSLTRLLEQLEGAPQLVRLGLKHWRLTDAEIRILVPHETHGPRYHESIWAMTFSDGYM; encoded by the exons A TGAATTTCCTAAAGGAGAATAGTCAAGTCCTCATTCAAAGGATGGGAATGACTGTTATAAAGCAAGTTGTGGATGAGCTATTTGTATGGAATATTCTGAATTTTGAAGAAGTAAACATCATTTGCTGTGAGAAGGTGGAGCAGGATGCAGCAAGAGGGATCATCCACATGATTTTGAAGAAGGGTCCAGAAGCCTGTAACCTCTTTCTTCAATCCCTTGAAAAGTGGAACTATCCTCTGTTTCAGGACTTGAATGGACAAA GTCTTTTTCACCAGATGTCAGAAGGAGACTTAGATGATTTGGCTCAGGACTTAAAGTATTTATACCACACCCCCTCTTTTCTGAACTTCTACCCGCTGGGGGAAGATATTGAcattattttcaatttgaaaagCACCTTCACAGAACCTGTTCTATGGAGGAAGGACCAACGCCATCACCGTCTGGAGCAGCTGACCCTGACTGGTCTGCTGGACACTCTTCAGAGCCCCTGCATCATTGAAGGGGAATCGGGCAAAGGGAAGTCCACCCTGCTCCAGCGAGTCGCCATGCTCTGGGCCTCCGGAAAGTGCAGCGCTCTGACACAATTCAAATTAGTCTTCTTTCTCCGTCTGAGTATGGCCCAAGGTGGACTCTTCGAAACCCTGTGTGATCAACTGGTGGACATACCTGACACGATTAGGAAGCAGACTTTCATGGCCATGCTGCTAAAACTACGCCAGAAGGTTCTTTTTCTCCTGGATGGTTACAATGAATTCAAGGCCCAGAACTGCCCGGAAATCGAAGCCCTGATAAAGGAAAATCACCGCTTCAAGAATATGGTCATCGTCACCACCACCACTGAGTGCCTGAGGCACATCAGGCAGTTCGGTGCCCTGACTGCTGAGCTGGGGGATATGATGGAGGAGAGTGCCCAGGCTCTCATCCGGGAAGTACTGATAAAGGAGCTTGCTGAAGGCTTGGTACTACAAATTCAGAAGTCCAGGCGCTTGCGGAATCTGATGAAGACCCCTCTCTTTGTGGTCATCACTTGTGCAATCCAGATGGGGGAAAGTGAGTTCCATTCTCACACACAAACAACGCTGTTCTGCACCTTCTTTGACTTGCTGATCCATAAAAACAAGCACAGATGTAAAGGGGTGACTGCCGGTGATTTTACTCGCAGCCTGGACCACTGTGGAGACCTAGCTCTGGAGGGCGTGTTCTCCCACAGGTTTGATTTTGAACCAGAGGACGTGTCCGGTGTGAATGAGGATGTCCTACTGATGACAGGACTTCTCTGCAAATACACAGCTCAACGGTTCAAGCCAAAGTATAAATTCTTTCATAAGTCATTCCAGGAGTACATAGCGGGACGCAGACTCAGCAGTTTGCTGATATCTCGGGAGCCAGAGGAGGTGACCAAGGGGAACAGTCACTTGCAGAAAATGGTTACCATTTCAGACATTACATCCAAGTACAGCAACCTGCTCCTCTATACGTGTGGGTCATCTGCTGAAGCCACCAAGATTGTTCTGAAACACCTTGCAGCAGTGTATCAGCACGGCAGCCTCTTTGGGCTTTCCATCCCCAAGAGGCCTCTCTGGAGGCAGGAATCTATACAAAATGAGCGAAGCACTGCTATGCAAGAAATTCTGAAAGCCATAAACATCAATTCCTTTACAGAGTGTGGCATCAATTTATTCCAGGAGAGTATATCCAAATCAGCCCTGAGTGAAGAGTTTGAAGCTTTCTTTCGTGGTAAAAGCTTATATATCAACTCGGAGAGCATCCCTGATTACTTATTTGACTTCTTTGAACACTTGCCTAATTGTGCAAGTGCTCTGGACTTCATTAAACTGGACTTCTACGGAGCAGCCACAGCTTTGCGGGACAAGACCACAGAGGACAGAAGCAGGATGCACACGGGAGGGTCCTCAGAAACCTGCATTCCTGGCAGGGCCGTGTCTCTGTTCTTCAACTGGAAGCAGGAATTCAAGACTCTGGAGGTCACACTCCGGGATTTCAGCAAGTTGAATAAGCAAGATATCAAATATCTGGGGAAGATAGTCAGCTCTGCTACAAGCCTCAGGTTGTATGTTAAGAGATGTGCTGGCTTGGTTGGAAGCCTCAGTTTGGTTCTCAGCACCTGTAAGAACATTCATTCCCTCATGGTGGAAGCCAGTCCTCTCACCATAGAAGACGAGCAGCACATCACATCTGTGACGAACCTGAAAACCTTGAGTATTCACAACCTACAGACTCAACGGCTGCCAG GTGGTCTAACTGACAGTTTGGGTAATTTGACGAACCTTACGAAGCTTACACTGGATAACATTAAGATGAATGAGGAAGATGCTATAAAACTAg CTGAAGGTCTAACAAACCTGAAGAATATGTGTTTACTTCGTTTGACCCACTTGTCTGACATTGGGGAGGGAATGCATTATATAGTAAAGTCTCTGTCAGCCGAACCCTGTGATCTTGAAGAAATTCAATTAGTTTCCTGCTGCCTGTCGGCAAATGCTGTGAAAACCCTAG ctcAAAATCTTCACAATTTGGCCAAACTGAGCATTCTTGATTTATCTGAAAATCACTTGGAAAACGATGGAAATGAAGCTCTACGTGAACTGA TTGGCAGGCTGCACATCCTGGAAGAGCTCACTGTGTTGATGTTGCCCTGGTGGAGTGATGTACGGCTCAGCCTGACAAGGCTGTTGGAGCAACTGGAGGGGGCCCCCCAACTGGTCAGACTTGGGCTGAAACACTGGAGACTCACAGATGCAGAAATTAGAATTCTAG TCCCCCACGAAACTCACGGCCCACGGTATCACGAGTCAATTTGGGCGATGACATTTAGTGATGGATATATGTGA
- the NLRC4 gene encoding NLR family CARD domain-containing protein 4 isoform X1, protein MNFLKENSQVLIQRMGMTVIKQVVDELFVWNILNFEEVNIICCEKVEQDAARGIIHMILKKGPEACNLFLQSLEKWNYPLFQDLNGQSLFHQMSEGDLDDLAQDLKYLYHTPSFLNFYPLGEDIDIIFNLKSTFTEPVLWRKDQRHHRLEQLTLTGLLDTLQSPCIIEGESGKGKSTLLQRVAMLWASGKCSALTQFKLVFFLRLSMAQGGLFETLCDQLVDIPDTIRKQTFMAMLLKLRQKVLFLLDGYNEFKAQNCPEIEALIKENHRFKNMVIVTTTTECLRHIRQFGALTAELGDMMEESAQALIREVLIKELAEGLVLQIQKSRRLRNLMKTPLFVVITCAIQMGESEFHSHTQTTLFCTFFDLLIHKNKHRCKGVTAGDFTRSLDHCGDLALEGVFSHRFDFEPEDVSGVNEDVLLMTGLLCKYTAQRFKPKYKFFHKSFQEYIAGRRLSSLLISREPEEVTKGNSHLQKMVTISDITSKYSNLLLYTCGSSAEATKIVLKHLAAVYQHGSLFGLSIPKRPLWRQESIQNERSTAMQEILKAININSFTECGINLFQESISKSALSEEFEAFFRGKSLYINSESIPDYLFDFFEHLPNCASALDFIKLDFYGAATALRDKTTEDRSRMHTGGSSETCIPGRAVSLFFNWKQEFKTLEVTLRDFSKLNKQDIKYLGKIVSSATSLRLYVKRCAGLVGSLSLVLSTCKNIHSLMVEASPLTIEDEQHITSVTNLKTLSIHNLQTQRLPGGLTDSLGNLTNLTKLTLDNIKMNEEDAIKLAEGLTNLKNMCLLRLTHLSDIGEGMHYIVKSLSAEPCDLEEIQLVSCCLSANAVKTLAQNLHNLAKLSILDLSENHLENDGNEALRELIGRLHILEELTVLMLPWWSDVRLSLTRLLEQLEGAPQLVRLGLKHWRLTDAEIRILGAFFEKNPLKNFQQLDLAGNCVSSDGWLTFMGVFENLKQLVFFDFSTKKFLPDAALVRKLSHVLSKLTLLQEARLVGWQLDDDDISVIKGAFTLVTD, encoded by the exons A TGAATTTCCTAAAGGAGAATAGTCAAGTCCTCATTCAAAGGATGGGAATGACTGTTATAAAGCAAGTTGTGGATGAGCTATTTGTATGGAATATTCTGAATTTTGAAGAAGTAAACATCATTTGCTGTGAGAAGGTGGAGCAGGATGCAGCAAGAGGGATCATCCACATGATTTTGAAGAAGGGTCCAGAAGCCTGTAACCTCTTTCTTCAATCCCTTGAAAAGTGGAACTATCCTCTGTTTCAGGACTTGAATGGACAAA GTCTTTTTCACCAGATGTCAGAAGGAGACTTAGATGATTTGGCTCAGGACTTAAAGTATTTATACCACACCCCCTCTTTTCTGAACTTCTACCCGCTGGGGGAAGATATTGAcattattttcaatttgaaaagCACCTTCACAGAACCTGTTCTATGGAGGAAGGACCAACGCCATCACCGTCTGGAGCAGCTGACCCTGACTGGTCTGCTGGACACTCTTCAGAGCCCCTGCATCATTGAAGGGGAATCGGGCAAAGGGAAGTCCACCCTGCTCCAGCGAGTCGCCATGCTCTGGGCCTCCGGAAAGTGCAGCGCTCTGACACAATTCAAATTAGTCTTCTTTCTCCGTCTGAGTATGGCCCAAGGTGGACTCTTCGAAACCCTGTGTGATCAACTGGTGGACATACCTGACACGATTAGGAAGCAGACTTTCATGGCCATGCTGCTAAAACTACGCCAGAAGGTTCTTTTTCTCCTGGATGGTTACAATGAATTCAAGGCCCAGAACTGCCCGGAAATCGAAGCCCTGATAAAGGAAAATCACCGCTTCAAGAATATGGTCATCGTCACCACCACCACTGAGTGCCTGAGGCACATCAGGCAGTTCGGTGCCCTGACTGCTGAGCTGGGGGATATGATGGAGGAGAGTGCCCAGGCTCTCATCCGGGAAGTACTGATAAAGGAGCTTGCTGAAGGCTTGGTACTACAAATTCAGAAGTCCAGGCGCTTGCGGAATCTGATGAAGACCCCTCTCTTTGTGGTCATCACTTGTGCAATCCAGATGGGGGAAAGTGAGTTCCATTCTCACACACAAACAACGCTGTTCTGCACCTTCTTTGACTTGCTGATCCATAAAAACAAGCACAGATGTAAAGGGGTGACTGCCGGTGATTTTACTCGCAGCCTGGACCACTGTGGAGACCTAGCTCTGGAGGGCGTGTTCTCCCACAGGTTTGATTTTGAACCAGAGGACGTGTCCGGTGTGAATGAGGATGTCCTACTGATGACAGGACTTCTCTGCAAATACACAGCTCAACGGTTCAAGCCAAAGTATAAATTCTTTCATAAGTCATTCCAGGAGTACATAGCGGGACGCAGACTCAGCAGTTTGCTGATATCTCGGGAGCCAGAGGAGGTGACCAAGGGGAACAGTCACTTGCAGAAAATGGTTACCATTTCAGACATTACATCCAAGTACAGCAACCTGCTCCTCTATACGTGTGGGTCATCTGCTGAAGCCACCAAGATTGTTCTGAAACACCTTGCAGCAGTGTATCAGCACGGCAGCCTCTTTGGGCTTTCCATCCCCAAGAGGCCTCTCTGGAGGCAGGAATCTATACAAAATGAGCGAAGCACTGCTATGCAAGAAATTCTGAAAGCCATAAACATCAATTCCTTTACAGAGTGTGGCATCAATTTATTCCAGGAGAGTATATCCAAATCAGCCCTGAGTGAAGAGTTTGAAGCTTTCTTTCGTGGTAAAAGCTTATATATCAACTCGGAGAGCATCCCTGATTACTTATTTGACTTCTTTGAACACTTGCCTAATTGTGCAAGTGCTCTGGACTTCATTAAACTGGACTTCTACGGAGCAGCCACAGCTTTGCGGGACAAGACCACAGAGGACAGAAGCAGGATGCACACGGGAGGGTCCTCAGAAACCTGCATTCCTGGCAGGGCCGTGTCTCTGTTCTTCAACTGGAAGCAGGAATTCAAGACTCTGGAGGTCACACTCCGGGATTTCAGCAAGTTGAATAAGCAAGATATCAAATATCTGGGGAAGATAGTCAGCTCTGCTACAAGCCTCAGGTTGTATGTTAAGAGATGTGCTGGCTTGGTTGGAAGCCTCAGTTTGGTTCTCAGCACCTGTAAGAACATTCATTCCCTCATGGTGGAAGCCAGTCCTCTCACCATAGAAGACGAGCAGCACATCACATCTGTGACGAACCTGAAAACCTTGAGTATTCACAACCTACAGACTCAACGGCTGCCAG GTGGTCTAACTGACAGTTTGGGTAATTTGACGAACCTTACGAAGCTTACACTGGATAACATTAAGATGAATGAGGAAGATGCTATAAAACTAg CTGAAGGTCTAACAAACCTGAAGAATATGTGTTTACTTCGTTTGACCCACTTGTCTGACATTGGGGAGGGAATGCATTATATAGTAAAGTCTCTGTCAGCCGAACCCTGTGATCTTGAAGAAATTCAATTAGTTTCCTGCTGCCTGTCGGCAAATGCTGTGAAAACCCTAG ctcAAAATCTTCACAATTTGGCCAAACTGAGCATTCTTGATTTATCTGAAAATCACTTGGAAAACGATGGAAATGAAGCTCTACGTGAACTGA TTGGCAGGCTGCACATCCTGGAAGAGCTCACTGTGTTGATGTTGCCCTGGTGGAGTGATGTACGGCTCAGCCTGACAAGGCTGTTGGAGCAACTGGAGGGGGCCCCCCAACTGGTCAGACTTGGGCTGAAACACTGGAGACTCACAGATGCAGAAATTAGAATTCTAG